A genomic stretch from Anopheles nili chromosome X, idAnoNiliSN_F5_01, whole genome shotgun sequence includes:
- the LOC128729052 gene encoding dnaJ homolog subfamily C member 16 yields MDCHKTVFLACLAIFCSSICLVQSTTNDPYIVLGVQKRANLQEIRRAYKQLAKEWHPDKSKQPEAETKFVEIKQAYELLSDSERRRAFDQFGITNEDAVSNRERPDYSSYGRYSDPFEHFYGTHNFNFHDQDISLYHRLSITSKYYDINIVPTSRKTPHILMFYADWCFACMKAANSFKKLIDTLEPYGVIFATVNAGHEEHLVRKVGVHSLPCVILVLDGHSYVYKDSVFNAQHVVDFIRQKLPYKLLMSVRDDTLDSFLGGWSDNRVRALIFEPRPQPRLRYLIIAYYFRERVAFGFVQLNSKDTMRIQSNFKAHTTLDTLLIFNEFPPQPVATVTMSDIPTTTLNNIISLNKYLILPRLSSQAMLDNVCPAEWNRPRKKLCVVLITENTSLHDGARQMLRKISHESLFSRERVRFAYIYQEKQSEFIGALSKFNESQETLLHLVILWRRDSKHIRYEWIHDIMLEMNKTKDNETQDQYFNNTKHKIDIAIHRLLRSSEVLSFETEVKDLLDEHAESMVVRIVNRILMIVEYMMDNIGKEHILPAISVIGTIALILIIGYLMSYLLHLEEEDIQMNKANHMANHPNGKFSSYVPELRLHELRAEKYNGLVRLLKPGCRTIVLLTDMQSRSKLIPAFHKAVWPYRKNKTLMFAHMLIEKGIGWYAELLRLSLSESREMKINPRNCIGTIIALNGHRKYFCMYHAKHPESNRGAKRMIKMTRHLSSMPSDPEAGAFLGMNSSDSETSLSDISEPKILIEENLLDGLPNWLDRLFEGTTHRYYINYWPDFTSK; encoded by the exons ATGGACTGTCACAAGACGGTCTTCCTAGCATGTTTGGCGATATTTTGTTCTTCGATTTGTTTAGTTCAAAGTACTACAAATGATCCTTACATAGTACTGGGTGTGCAGAAACGTGCCAATTTACAAGAAATTCGTCGGGCGTATAAACAATTGGCCAAGGAGTG GCATCCTGACAAATCGAAACAACCTGAAGCGGAAACGAAATTTGTAGAAATCAAACAAGCTTACGAATTATTGTCTGATTCAGAGCGTAGACGAGCTTTTGATCAATTTGGCATAACAAACGAAGATGCTGTATCAAACCGAGAACGACCTGATTATAGTAGTTATGGACGCTATTCAGATCCTTTTGAGCACTTTTATGGAACTCATAACTTCAATTTCCACGACCAAGATATAAGTCTATATCATCGGCTTTCCATCACTTCAAAATACTATGACATAAACATAGTACCAACCAGTCGCAAAACGCCACATATATTGATGTTTTACGCCGATTGGTGTTTTGCATGCATGAAGGCCGCAAATTCTTTTAAAAAGTTGATTGACACTTTGGAACCCTATGGTGTAATTTTTGCTACCGTTAACGCCGGGCATGAAGAGCATTTGGTGCGAAAAGTTGGAGTACACTCTCTACCATGTGTGATTTTGGTGCTAGATGGTCATAGTTATGTTTACAAAGATAGTGTTTTTAATGCACAGCATGTAGTGGACTTTATTAGGCAGAAACTGCCGTACAAGTTACTTATGTCTGTGAGAGATGATACACTTGATTcttttttgggtgggtggtctGACAATCGTGTTCGTGCTCTAATATTTGAACCGAGACCACAACCACGCTTGCGATATCTAATAATTGCATACTACTTTCGTGAACGCGTCGCATTTGGTTTTGTACAGCTTAATTCTAAAGATACCATGCGTATTCAGTCAAATTTCAAAGCTCATACAACTCTTGATACCTTGCTCATCTTTAATGAGTTTCCACCACAACCTGTAGCCACTGTTACCATGTCTGATATTCCAACAACTACATTGAATAACATCATTTCACTTAATAAATATCTTATACTTCCACGGTTATCATCCCAAGCAATGTTGGATAATGTATGTCCTGCTGAATGGAACCGACCTCGGAAGAAGTTATGCGTTGTATTAATCACAGAAAATACAAGTTTGCATGACGGAGCACGTCAAATGCTACGTAAAATATCTCATGAATCTTTATTCAGTAGAGAGCGTGTTCGATTTGCGTATATCTATCAAGAGAAGCAAAGTGAATTTATTGGTGCGCTTTCGAAATTTAATGAATCTCAAGAAACGCTTTTACACCTTGTCATTTTGTGGCGTCGTGACTCTAAACATATTCGATATGAATGGATACATGACATAATGttggaaatgaataaaacgAAAGACAATGAAACTCAGGATCAATACTTCAACaatacaaaacataaaattgatATAGCTATTCATAGGCTGCTACGGTCTTCAGAAGTTCTTAGTTTTGAAACTGAAGTGAAG gaTCTTTTAGATGAACATGCCGAGAGCATGGTAGTGCGCATCGTAAATCGCATTCTAATGATTGTGGAGTACATGATGGACAACATTGGAAAGGAGCATATTTTACCAGCAATATCTGTGATTGGAACAATAGCATTGATTCTTATAATAGGCTATTTAATGTCTTATTTATTACATCTAGAAGAGGAAGATATTCAAATGAACAAAGCAAACCATATGGCCAATCATCCTAACG GAAAGTTTAGCAGTTATGTGCCGGAATTAAGGTTGCATGAATTACGTGCCGAGAAATATAATGGGCTTGTACGTCTTCTGAAACCCGGTTGTCGTACAATAGTGTTACTAACTGACATGCAATCTCGATCGAAATTGATTCCAGCATTTCACAAAGCTGTTTGGCCTTATCGAAA AAACAAAACTCTTATGTTTGCTCACATGTTAATTGAAAAAGGCATCGGGTGGTACGCTGAATTGCTTCGACTATCATTATCTGAATCacgagaaatgaaaatcaatccTCGCAACTGTATCGGTACTATAATTGCGTTGAATGGCCACCGCAAGTATTTCTGTATGTACCACGCCAAACACCCAGAATCAAATCGCGGAGCCAAG CGCATGATCAAAATGACACGTCACCTTAGTTCCATGCCGTCTGATCCTGAAGCAGGTGCATTTCTTGGAATGAACAGTTCCGATTCCGAAACTTCTTTATCGGATATATCTGAACCAAAAATTCTCATTGAAGAAAATCTACTTGATGGCTTACCAAATTGGCTTGATCGATTGTTTGAGGGTACAACACATCGATATTACATCAATTATTGGCCAGATTTTACTTCGAAATGA